Genomic window (Capsicum annuum cultivar UCD-10X-F1 chromosome 10, UCD10Xv1.1, whole genome shotgun sequence):
TAGTAATATACCTAAATCGCCTTACTTAGTTTCAAAAAGGGAagatatataaatacatttgGATTGAGTTATCATATGTGCACTCAACGACGCAATTGTGAGGTCAGTTTGGATAGACGATTAAAGGCTCGAAAGGCCATGATCATATAACCAACCTCGTAATTCTAGATCAATCCACTCATTGATTGTGTAAGAAATTACTTTTCGTCTTGGTTAATtgttcattaattatttttattattttttttagtttagtttattcaTAAATACATCTTTTGGAATTTACTTCTTGAATAAATAATAAGCATtagtttaatttagaaaaatagttaATCGACAAGTCTCTGCGAGTGTGATGTCTGAACTCTCAATcttatattacttgtacgatcatgTACACTTACATGTGCACTTGGACGCAACAATCTACAATACAACGACTTATTATTTGAGTTATTCTCaaacttcttatttttatagaTAAAAAAACTATTAAGCACCATTAGAAATTTAATACATAATTTGCCTAGGATATGTTAGGCGAGGTTGGAGGAAAATACAATGGGATGCTTAATATGTAAGCTTCACAGAACTAATCTCCAAACATGTGCCATGAGGCGTTTGCCATGCCCCGCTAGCGCGAGCCCCATTCATTCTTTGGAATCACCTTTTTGTAACGATAACATCATAGCAGTAAATGCTAATGATATAGTCTCTTAAAAAAAGGTCACTTGAATGGCTGAAATTAATTAATCTCTATtgacatcttttttctttttttggtgaaCTGTAACAAACAGTGGAATTCAATTGACAGCTACAACAATAAAACTAGAAGCAtatttctaattaaaaaaaagtggCGACATTTCACCTCAAGTTAATAGGCTCTTGGTCAGaaaattaaatacaaaattaCAAGTAATTGCAACAAAATTCAAATAAGTTAAGATCGATAATATAACTTCATTGATCATGTTTTCTCATTTAAATTTAGTTCTCAAGTTAACATTATATAAATGGTGTGACTTCTCTTAAGTTAATATTATAGTATGAATCTTTACtgatcattattcattatttaaaCTCATCTCAAAGTCGACACTATATAGATGATGTGACTTCTCGTGGGTTGATATCATAGCACAATCGCTACACTTAAAAATTCCTTGCAGTGATTTTTAGCTTCAAACAATGACAAAACAGCAGTAAATAATAAAACATTCTCAACGATGTGACAACAGGATGTTATCCATCTGAACTCATTTTTGTTTTGAGCATAACTTATTCTGAAAAAGATGTGATAAATGAACGTAGTCCAATGACAAACTTTGTTAGCTTTGTAAGATTAACTCTCTTCTATTTATTAAACCTTCACTTCTAATGATACTTGAGTTGATCTTTACCCTGCAAAAGTAAGAATACGATGTGTATCAATAATCTTTACCCTGCAAAAGTAAGAATACGATTTGCATACACACTACTCCCGCAAACCCCACTTAttaaattacactagatatagTATTGTTTGTTGCAACTCTTCTCATTAAGCTTCCTCCAGCTGCTTCAATACCACTACTAATtcctttctttaatttatttatacaaTCCAAGTCAAAATCTATCGAGTCGATTAATCATAACACAACTAAGCATTCTCCAAGTACCGAATAGTATTTCATTAAGAAAAGTCAGAGGACTATCAAGGAAGTGTCATTATCCATTGAATTTCGAACTGCATATATTATTCAATATTTGTACTAGTAAAAGATAGCAAGTACactaaaaataattgaattgcgCACAAATTAACTTCCAACTTGTCGTGCCTCAAAGAAGCAACCTAGTAACAAAAAGTTAAAACAAACTCCTGACAAATTCGATGTTCCAAAAATGACATTATCAAAGAGTTGGCCAGGCAAAAGATTGAATTTCGAACAGTGTCAATAGTGTCATTGACGATCAGGGATTTTTCAGTTACAGAAAAGCGAAGACAACAGATATGTATTCTTGATGAAATTGAATACCACATTATTTTCTGGAAGTCTGCAACAAAAGAATGCTATGGTAACATAAAGTGGCCTGCAATCTAGTTACAGGATCCAGTATTACCATTCAAGTTTCTAATTTTTCACTCCTGATATACCATTCCAACTATTGAGAAGAAAAGCTGCAAAAGTACATTTTACCAATTACTCTGACGAGGAATGCTGTTGACATTCAAAATTAAGGAACATCCAACTATTGTCCTAGATTAACCCGCAATAAACACTGCCCAagtaatgagaaattgaattgaaGGCACATAGCTGAAGCGCCTTAGTCTGGTGTTGGTGCACCTTGGTTAAGCTCCGCAAATCTCAGACCCACACGCATAGAATGCTTCAGGAACTTCTCAGCACATCGTCGGACACAGGTTTCCTCCTGTTTGTCTAAAGTTTTGCGTTTGAAACTGTCCACACAGTCTGTAAAACATCTTTCAACTAGGGAATTATACATTCTCAAGCTGCAGTGGTTAAAGACAAAAGAGACAAGGCATTTGAGTTATAACACTATTATCATGTGAAAGTACCAAGTGGAACAGGCagtaaaacaaaattaaatcCCATTCcaattcttttcaattttctacttcaacatattttattttatctcattGGCGACAAAATATGCATACATTAGTGAAAAAGAATTGATAGTTCCCTATGTTCTGTCTCTGTGTAATCAATATCCAAACGGAAATCGACAATTGCATGAGTTAATTTCTCGGATGGTCACTAAACAAAAGTAGTTATCATCTCATTACGTCACTTTCTTTGTTGaagaaaattaaaatcaagaaaaaggacACTTTCTGAGATGATAACACTATTAGCTGAACATATGAGAAATCAACCCACAATTTCCAGTTTTCTCTGAATTCCTGTTTTGGCCGTAGTCCGTCCCTGGACGCTAAGTCTCAACTCAGGCGATAAGGGTGGCTACCATAGGAGTAAATGAGAGGAAGATGTGGAGATGAAAAGAAACAATTAGTCCACCAAAAGCAAAACGGGTGTGTGCATAGTAAAGAATAAACTTAAGATTGACACAGTGGAATGTCTGATTAGAAATTCTGTTTGCTACATATCATATAAAAAACGCATTTAACTAACTAAAGCTCAGATAGCCTCCCGATCTTTTTCCCCCTTAAATATATATTGTCCTGTCTTACATGGATCCTTCAGTAGCTTTGATGTATCCATAGGGAATGGGTGTAATTAGGGTGTCAGTATACCAGACAGATCAgcaaaatacactaaaattgac
Coding sequences:
- the LOC107877944 gene encoding mitochondrial import inner membrane translocase subunit Tim9 yields the protein MDKSMIGDLDSLPEADKLRMAAMIEQLQVRDSLRMYNSLVERCFTDCVDSFKRKTLDKQEETCVRRCAEKFLKHSMRVGLRFAELNQGAPTPD